The Mangrovimonas cancribranchiae nucleotide sequence AAAGATTCACAAGGACTTTGTTTTATTGGTAAAGTAAGATTGCCAGATTTTTTACAACAGCAATTAAAACCTAAAGAAGGTGTTATTGTTGAAGTAGCCAATAATCATGATAAGTATAATAAGGAACTCCCTGAGTTTAAGTCCAAGGAAGAGGAACTAAAATATTTATCAGAAAAAGTGAGTTATCAGCAAATAGATGGTAAGGTTGTTGGAAAACACCAAGGCGCCCATTTCTTTACCAAAGGACAACGTAAAGGGTTAGCCGTTGGCGGAACAGCAGAACCATTATTTGTTATAGAAACCGATGTAAATGAAAATGTAATCTATACAGGTCAAGGGAAATCACATCCAGGGTTATATAAGAGTGCCCTTTTTATTACTAACGATGAGTTGCATTGGGTTAGAGAAGACTTGTCTTTAAACGAAGGAGAAACCATGGATGTTATGGCGCGTATTCGATACAGACAACCGTTACAAAAAGCCAAATTACATAAAGTTGCAAATGGATTGTATGTTGTGTTCGAGCAACCACAATCTGCTATAACCGAAGGTCAATTTGTAGCATGGTATATAGAAGATGAGCTTGTAGGGTCTGGAGTTATTTCGTAATAAGTAAACAATCTCAGAGCAAGCTTGAGAGGCATTAAACGGAAACCAAAAACACATTTCGATGTAAACATCGGAACATTTTAAATCTCACTTAGTGAGTAAAATCATTTTTTAAAACGCCTAAATCATTATTATGAGTAACAATAAAATTACAGAACTTTTTAATATTGAGTATCCAATTATCCAAGCAGGAATGATTTGGAATAGCGGTTGGCGGTTGGCATCGGCAGCTAGTAACTCAGGGATTTTAGGGTTAATAGGAGCTGGTAGCATGTATCCAGAAGTCCTTAGAGAACACATTCAAAAATGTAAGAAGACTACCGATAAACCGTTTGGCGTAAACGTACCTATGCTATATCCTGATATTGAAAAAATCATGGATATTATTGTTGAAGAAGGAGTGAAAATTGTATTCACTTCAGCAGGAAATCCAAAAACGTGGACCAAATGGTTACAAGAAAAAGGCATAACCGTAGTTCATGTAGTAAGTAGTGTCAAGTTTGCACTAAAGGCACAAGAAGCTGGCGTAGATGCTGTAGTAGCTGAAGGATTTGAAGCTGGCGGACATAATGGCCGCGATGAAACCACAACGCTTACCTTAATTCCTATGGTAAAAGAGCAATTAGAAATTCCATTAATTGCAGCAGGAGGTGTTGCCAACGGGCAAGCCATGTTAGCTTGTATGGTTTTAGGAGCCGATGGTGTGCAAGTAGGAAGTCGCTTTGTAGCTAGCGAAGAAAGTTCGGCACATCAAGCGTTTAAGCAAGTGGTTGTTAATGCCAAAGAAGGCGATACTCAGTTAACATTAAAAGAGTTAGCGCCAGTAAGGTTAATAAAAAATAAGTTTTTTCAAGATATTCAAGAGCTTTACAAGAATAGCCCTTCAGTCGATGACCTTAAAACCCTTTTAGGACGTGCACGAGCTAAAAAAGGCATGTTTGAAGGCGACTTAGAGGAAGGCGAATTAGAAATAGGGCAAATTTCGGGATTAATTCATGAGGTTAAGCCTGTGTCGCAAATTGTAAAAGACATGGTCGAAGAGTTTGAAATAGCTAAAAATAAAGTCACAAAATTGTAGATTATATATTCGTTTAGCTTAAACCTAAGCAGTACTTTTGCGCCATGGTTTTAAGTGACTACACAAAAGAATTTAGTTATAACTGGAAATTGGCAGCACCAGTAATGTTAGGTATGTTAGGGCACACGTTTGTGAGCTTTATCGATAATATTATGGTGGGGCAATTAGGAACAGCCGAACTAGCTGCTGTATCCTTAGGAAACAGTTTTATGTTTGTAGCCATGTCGTTAGGAATTGGTTTTTCAACAGCTATAACACCTTTAGTAGCCGAAGCCGATGGTGCTAAAAATTTTCAGCAAGGAAAATCGGCCTTTAAACACGGGTTATTTTTATGTCTTGTTTTAGGTATAGCATTATTTGCGTTATTGTTTTTTGCTAAACCCTTAATGTATCTTATGAAGCAACCTGCCGAGGTTGTAGAATTGGCTATGCCGTATTTAGATTTGGTAGCCTTTTCGTTAATCCCATTAGTTGTTTTTCAAGCCTTCAAACAGTTTAGCGATGGGTTATCTATGACTAAATACCCTATGTATGCAACTTTGTTAGCCAATGTTGTAAATGTTATTTTAAACTATGTACTCATTTTTGGTAAGTTAGGATTTCCACAATTAGGAATTGTAGGTGCCGCTTATGGGACGTTACTGTCGCGTTTTATAATGGTCGCTTTTTTATGGTGGTTACTTATGAAGCACAAGAAATCTCAAGATTTTGTAACACATATTAAGTTGTTTGTATTAGATAAATTAATGCTTAAGAAACTACTTAATTTAGGGACGCCAAGCGCCATGCAAATGTTTTTCGAGGTTGGTATTTTTACAGCAGCTATTTGGTTAAGTGGGTTGTTAGGTAAAAACCCACAAGCAGCTAATCAAATTGCACTAAATTTATCATCTATGACGTTTATGGTAGCTACAGGATTAAGTGTGGCAGCCATGATTCGAGTTGGAAATCAAAAAGGACTGCATAATTATTTAGAGCTTCGTCGTATTGCGGTATCTATATTTTTGTTAGGTATTATTTTAGCAACCTTATTTGCTATTTTCTTCTTACTTATGCATAATGTATTACCTAAATTGTATGTGGATTATGATGATGTTACTAATTTAGTTGATAATACCGAAGTGGTATCCATAGCAGCAACCTTATTAATAGCTGCGGCTATTTTTCAAATTAGCGATAGCATACAAGTTATTATGTTAGGTGCGTTAAGAGGGTTGCAAGATGTAAAAGTACCAACAGTAATTACCTTTATTTCCTATTGGATAGTTGGATTTCCGATAAGTTATTTCTTAGGAAAAGAACACGTTTATGGAAGTTTTGGTATTTGGTTAGGCTTATTAGCAGGATTAACAATAGCCGCAATTTTGTTGTATATTAGATTTCATATATTAACCAAAAAATTAATTATCTCTAAACATGGAACTTCCTAAATTTTTACTGGGCGATAACACCGATTTTCCGGATACTGTATTTGTTGTGCATACCGATTTTCCTAGATTTATCCTTAATCTAGAAAATGATGATATAGAATGGTTAGAAGATTTTGATCAACACGATCAAAAAGAGTTAGAAACCGAAACCGAAAATCTTATTCAACAAGCTTTAGAATTTTACGATAGGGAAGTAGCACGTTACGAAGACGATTAAAAACTATGTTAGAACAAATTTTACATTTAGATACCGAGTTATTCATCTACTTAAATAATTTAGGAACAAAAAGTTGGGACGCTTTTTGGATGTTTTATACCACCAAATTTTATTGGATACCACTTTATGCCATATTGCTCTTTTTTATTTTTAAAGAAGAAAACCATAAAATGTTCTTACTAACATTAGTGCTTATTGTGGCTATGGTAACTTTTACCGACCAAATTACCAATGTGTTTAAGCATGGCTTAATGCGTCCAAGGCCTTGCCATGAAGAGGCGTTGCAAAGTTTAATGCGTTTAGTAAAACCGTATTGTGGTGGTAAATATGGGTATTTTTCAGGTCATGCTTCAAACTCTATGGCCGTAGCGGTATTTAGTAGTTTGCTACTTCGACGACGCTTTAAAAACCTGATTTGGATTATGGTTATTTGGTCAATAGCTATGGGATATAGTCGAATTTACATAGGTGTTCATTATCCATTAGATGTATTAAGCGGATTAACATTTGGAGCCTTATCAGGAGTTATGTTTTATAGGTTGAATGAATATTTTAAAAGAAGATATAATCTTGTTTAACAAATAATCTTTTACCTTAATGTTTTAAATGTTTAGGTAAAAGATGTTACTTTGTAAATAACGCTATTAATTAATTTATGAAAATTTTAGTTACAGGAGCTGTTGGTTTTATTGGTTCACATACGGCAGAAAGATTACAACATTTAGGTCACGAAGTAATAGGCATAGACAATTTTTCACCCTATTATAGTAAAGAGTTAAAAAACTTAAATAAAAAGGCGTTATCCAGCGCAGGAATACAGGTTTTAGATTACGATTTAAGAGAGAGTAATTTAGAAACTGTTTTGCCTAAAGATATTAACTATATTTTTCATTTTGCTGCGCAGCCAGGAATTTCTTCAACATCCTCTTTCGAAGATTATTTTAGTAACAATATTATTGCTACAAAAAACCTTATTGATTATGCGTTGCAATTGCCAGACTTAAAGCTGTTTGTTAACATAGGAACATCGTCAATTTATGGGTTAGAAGCTACTTTTCCAGAAGATAAAGCTCCAAAACCGGCCTCACATTATGGCGTAACAAAATTAGCGGCCGAGCAGTTAGTGCTTCAAAAATCGAGAGAAAAACAAATGGCCTCTTGTTCGTTACGATTGTATTCGGTTATTGGGCCAAGAGAACGTCCAGAGAAAATGTACACTAAACTTATTGCATTAGGTTTAAAAGATGAAGCCTTTCCGTTATTTGAAGGTAGCGATAAACACTTAAGAAGCTTTACATACGTTGGCGATATTGTCGATGGCGTGGTATCTGTAATAGAAAAAGAAGATCTTGTTAATGGTGAAATAATTAACTTAGGAACCGAAGTGGAACATACCACACAAGAAGGTATAGAAGCTGTTGAAAAGGTTTTAGGAAAGCAAATAAAAATAGATGTTAAGCCTAAGCGTCCTGGAGACCAGTGGCGCACAAAAGCAAATATAGATAAGGCAAGGGAATTATTACAGTATAATCCGCAAACAACCTTGTTAGAGGCTGTAGAAAAACAAGTTGCTTGGTATAAAGAGAATTTTTTATAAGTCTTTTTCCAAACTTAATAAATACTCGGCTGCAGCAAAAGGTGTAGTTTTATTATCTTCTATAAGCTGAAGTTGTGTAGCTAAGGCTTTTTTAATAACCTCATGATTAAAAAAACGTTGCTTTAATTGTTCTTCTATGGTTTGTGTTAACCAAAACTTATGTTGCTCTAAACGTTTATGCTCAAAATAACCATTGGTTTTTGTTTGGGCTATATAGTTGGAAATAATCTCCCAAATACTATCAATCCCTTCCTTTTGTAAAGCACTACAAAGGGTGACTTTAGGTGTCCAACCAGATGTTTTTTCGGGATAAAGGTGTAATGCCCGATTAAATTCTACTTTGGCTAATTTTGCAGCTTTTATATTATCGCCATCGGCTTTATTTATTGCTATTGCATCGGCCATTTCAATAATACCACGTTTTATACCTTGCAATTCATCGCCAGCACGAGCCAACTTTAATAGTAAAAAGAAATCAACCATGCTATGTACAGCTGTTTCGCTTTGTCCAACACCAACAGTTTCTATAATAATGGTGTCAAATCCAGCAGCTTCACATAAAATAATAGCTTCACGTGTTTTTCTAGCAACACCGCCAAGCGAATTACCAGAAGCCGACGGCCTAATAAAGGCGTTGGAGTTGTTCACCAAAGCTTCCATACGGGTTTTATCGCCTAAAATACTGCCTTTTGTTACAGAGCTACTAGGATCTACAGCTAAGACTGCTACTTTTTTTCCTTGAGAGGTTAAATACTCACCAAAAGCTTCAATAAATGTACTTTTACCTACACCTGGAACACCTGTAATACCAATTCTAGTGGAGTTATTAGCGTACTTTAAGCATTGTTTAATAATTTCTGAAGCCTTTTTATAATGTGTAGGGTTTGTGCTTTCAACTAAAGTTATAGCACGACTTAATGCTGTTATATCGCCTGAAATAATATCTTGAGTTAGTGATTGAGCATTAGGCTGTGCTTTACGTTTTTGTTTAAATTTATTAATATGAGAAATGTTGGTAATCTCAGGATCTGAGACACCATCTTTTTCATGTAACGCCGAGGTATGTTTATTTTTCTTCGCCAAACTTAGATAAAGGAACAGCTATTTTTACATTATCCCAAACCATAGTAAGAGATAAATCGTCTAAAGCATTGTCAAAACCTATGGTAAATTGCTCTACAGTCGTGTTAATTTTTTCAACAGGAACTTCAATGTTAATAAGATCAAAATTAGGGTCACGCATCGGGTTCATTTCCATATCAACTCCCCAAGGATATTGTTTAGAATTAAACATAACATGCCAAGTAGAGTCGTTAGGAATAGTCCACAATGTATATTTCCCTACGGGTAGCGAATCGCCTTTTATATTTAAGGCTTGATTGGTTTCAAAAGTAGTTGCCTCGTTAGCGCCTGTACGCCATACTTTTTTATAAGGGACTAAACCACCAAAAATATCACGACCTCGTTTAGAAGGACGATTATAAAACACTTGTAGTTTTAAATCATTCTTAGCAAAAGAAACCGTGTCTTTAGGACTTAAACGTTTGTTTAATAAACTATCATCAATAAAATAAGAATAGAGGAAAACCCCAACAGCAACAAGGAGTAATACCCATAAAACCCATTTCAAAAATCTGTTCATAAATATTTGGATTAATTAAGCAATCAAAGATAAATAGAAAACTTGTACTCGTAAAAGAGAAACGTTCAAATCTTCCGTAATATTTTAATAACTTAAAAAACTTTTACATTTTTTGCAACACAAATGTTTTTGTGTCGTCTTTAAAGTGAACTAATCAAGAAACCAAAAAAATAGCGCATGCTTCAAGAGCAGCTTATAGCAAAATGCAAACAAAATAACCGTATGGCACAAATGCAGTTATACAACCAGTACTGCAATGGTATGTATGTTGTGGCACGTAGGTTTTTAACACATGAAGCAGAAGCTGAAGATGCTGTACAAGAGGCGTTTATAAAAGCGTTTTCAAGACTGCATCAATTTGAAGCAGAAGTGACTTTTGGTGCTTGGTTAAAACGTATTGTGATTAATACTTGTATCGATACCTTAAAGACTAAAAAGCATCAACTATTACAGTTGGATGAAGGACATCTTAAAGTGGTCGATACAGAAATAGATGACAAATGGTTAGTAAATGACGATATAACAGTACAAGATGTTAAACACGCTATAGAAGATTTACCCGATAAATATAGGTTTGTGGTTATGTTGTATTTAATAGAAGGTTACGATCATCAAGAAATTGCCAGCATATTAAACATAACAGAAGTAGCCTCAAGAACACAATTATCACGAGGTAAGAAAAAGTTACAAAACAGTTTAAAATTTAAAACACATGGCACAGGATATTAAAGAACTTTTAAAAAGCAATCAAAATAACGAACAGGTCACAATGCCTAAAGGTCATGAAAAACGTTTTTTAACCCGTTTGGATAATACATTTCCAGAGGTAGATGCACCAAAATCAAAACGGTGGTATTGGTTCTCTATAGCGGCTAGTATAGTGGTTGTTTTAGGAATAGGTTATGCCATGATTTTTTCATCTGATAAACCCATTGAAAATACTGTAGCAGAGACGACTAATAAGGGAACGCAACCAGAGAAAACACTAGGCGATGTATCGCCAGACCTAAAAAAAATAGAGGACTATTATTTAGCGAGTATTAATTATGAGCTGTCTAAGGTTAAAGTAACATCAGAAAATAAAGAATTATTTGACGGCTATATTACACGCCTAGAAGCGCTCAATCAAGAATACAAAAAATTGTCCAAGGAGTTAACTAAAAATGGTCCCAATGAGTTTACAGTAAATGCCTTAATTAATAACCTTAAAATGCGTCTTAATCTGTTATATCGTTTAAAAGAACAATTAGAAACACTTTCAAACAACAGTCAAAAAACAATTTAAAATCATGCAATTTTTAACTAAAATAATAACATTAAGCTTGGTGCTTTTTATATCAAGTGCTATGGCGCAACAACGATTAGAGAAAGTCTCTCAATCTATTAATGTTAATGACGATGTAGTTATCGATTTAAACACGAGTTATACAAATTTAGAAATAGACACTTGGAATAAAGATATCATTGAAATTGAAGCTTATATTGAAAGCGATAAACTTTCTGAAGCCGAATTACGCAAGTTTTTAGAATCTTGGGGAGTAGATATAGATGCTTCAAAATCTAACGTAAGTATTGTTACTTTAGGTGAATTAGGATCTTGGGACGAAAATTTAGTTTTATTTGAAGACTCTTATACCGATGCACTTCGTATTATGGAAATGGAATTGGCAGAGATTCCAGAAATTCCTATTGTAGAACCATTATTAGAGTCATTACTTTTATCTGAAATACCACCTGTGCCCCCATTGCCAGATATGCCAGAAATGCCATCGGTGCCACCATTACCAGAACTTCCAGAAGGTATGGCAGGAAAAGGGTTCGATTATAAAAAATACCAAAAAGAAGGCGAAGCTTACTTAGAAAAATGGGGCGAAGAATATGGTGAAAAGTATGGCGAAGAATATGCAAGAAAAATGGAAGCTTGGTCCAAAAAATGGGAAAATAGTGCTGAAATGAAAGCGTTTGAGAAGAAAATGGAAGCCTGGGGTGAAAAGTTTGGTGAAGAATTTGGAGAAAAATTTGGAAAAGAAATGGAAGCTTGGGGAAAACGTTTTGAAAAGCAAATGGAACAAAAAGCAAAACGCTTAGAAGAGCGTCAAGCAGTTTTAGAACAACGCCAAGAAGCAAGAGAACAAGCCATAAAAGAACGTCAAGAGCATGCCAAGGCAAGAATGGAGGCTAGACAAAAGGCAAACGAAGCAAGACGTAAGGCAAGAATAAAACAATTTAATAGCGCAAACGATGGGGTAAAGAAAAGCATTAAAATTAAAATGCCTAAAAAAGCAAAATTAAATATAAACGTTCGCCATGGCGAATTAAAATTTGCGGCAAACATAAATAATGTTAAAGCCAATTTATCGCATACAGCATTATTAGCAAGTAGTATTGATGGAAGTAACACTTCCATCAATGTTTCTTATGCGCCAGTAGATATTACTACATGGAAAGCAGGAGAATTACTCCTAAATTTTGTAGATCAAGCAAGTGTAAATAATGTAGACAGGTTAGTGCTAAGTGCAAATTCATCAAATATAGATTTAGGTACCATTAAAGGAAATGCTATTATTGATGGAAGTTTTGGCGACCTAAACATAGGAAATATAGATAGCACATTTAACAATATTAATATTACTTTAGAAAATAGCGACGCCTTATTACGTTTACCTAATACAGGCTTTAATTTACAATATAAAGGCACACATTCTAGATTACTTCATCCAAATAATAGCAGCGATGAAAATGTGGCTAGCTTTTCTACCGGAAATTTAAGTAGCTATAAAACTATTGTTGTAAATGCAAAGTTTAGCGAGGTAATTATGCAATAGTTTTTTACTTTTGAATGTATGAGTCCATCTACATTCAACATATTTTTAAAACAATTAAGTCGGAATGCACATCCTGTTTTAAACCCTAAAATAGCATCAAGTGCGTATGTTCCGATTAATCTTTCTGAAACCAATCCTCAGCTAAATACCTTCAATGTAGCGTCATCTTCAGATTGGGAAAAGTTTATGCAATCCCATTTAAAGTCACATCAAGCTAAAGTTGCTTATGGGGGTTATTTAGAACAGCGAAATATTTATAAACGAAGCGGTTATTTTAACCCTGCTAATCATAGTATGGAACGGAATATCCACCTTGGTATTGACTTTTGGTTGGACGCTGGAGAAAATATTTACGCCCCATTACAGGGAACGATTCATAGTTTTAAAAACAACACAAACTATGGCGATTATGGGCCAACTATAATTTTAGAACATACTATAGAGAATCAAGTGTTTTTTACACTTTATGGTCATTTAAGTTTAGCGTCTATTAAAGACATTAAACAAGGCGATGTTGTGCAACGAGGCGAGGCTTTTGCTACCTTAGGAACTGCTGAGGTTAATGGCGATTATGCACCACATCTTCATTTTCAAATTATTCGTGATATAGCCAAATATGAAGGCGATTATCCTGGCGTTTGTAGCAAAAAAAACCTGGACAAGTTTAAAAGTAACTGTCCAGATCCAAATGTGTTGTTGAATCTTTATTAGTGGTTCATAACAATTTTATAGATACTTTTTCCTTGTTTATTAGTTCTAACATGCATAAAGTAAGTACCATTTCTTAATAGTTTTGATAAGTTAATAGATGTTTGCTGGCTATTAACATCAAACGTATCAAAGTAAAGTACTTGTTTGCCGTTTAAATCAAAAAAGGCTACCGATTGTAAACCATTGTTTTTACCTACATCGATATGAATTTGATCGCTAACAGGGTTAGGGTAAATTAGTAAGCCATTTATAGTATTTGTATTATCTATACCTAATCGTTGTAAAGTTATAGTGTTAGTATAGCCTACTAAATTCTCTCCATGTTGATTGCTAACTTGTGTAGAAGCATTTTGGGAAGTAATATGGGAAATTTCAATAAGCCCCGTATTATTTAATATTTCAAACTCAATATTAAAAACGGTAATGTTTTCGGTTATTAAAGATCCTAAATTTCCAGCAGAAAACTTAATTAAACCTGGAACATTCAAATCGTGCTGTAGGATAGCATCAAATTCAAAAACTTGATGTATTTGCGTGGGCTGTATTACATTTGGGTCGTATGTAAGATACACTTGTAAACCATTAAAAGGTGTTTCTGGTAACGCTTTTAATGTATAAACAAAAGTGTCGCCTGTTTGTAAGCTATTTTCTATAATAACACTGGCATCTAAGTCTACAGTTTGAGCAGTAATAGGGTTTGAAATGCCTAATACACTTATAAATCCTAATATGAAAAGAGATATTGTTTTAGTCATGACTATTTTTTTAGTTATTCTGATCTTCACCCGCAACAGAAAAGTTACCAGATAGAAGTCCAAAATCATTAATAAAAACACCTGCATCTCCATTAAAATCGGCAGATGAGTTGTAATCTAAATCACCTTCTATTAGACCAAAGGTTCCCGATAGTACACCAAAGTCAAAAATGTCTACAATATTGTCGTTGTTTACATCGCCAGCTAATAAAAGAGGAACGGTCTCATTAATATTTTCAGAGATTGTTACTGAAAGAGCACGTTGTAAAAACATAGGGTGTTTTACTAAAATTTTGTACGAGCCGCTTTCTAAAGTTGAACTCAGTAAAATGTTGCCAGCAGTATCTGCTGTTTCGGTTTCGGTTATTATAGGAGTTACTAAATCGTTAATATCATAAATCACAATATTATAATTGCCACTGTAATCCGTACGTCCTTGAAGCGAGACGATTAGATCTACGGTATAAAACCCAACTTCTACAGTAATAAGTTGGTCGCAACTTACCGATGTATTCCCTGAAGCATCAGTTGCTGTCCATGTAATGGTGGTGTCTCCCAATGGATAGAGGTCGTTTAAAGACATACCATCAGAACGAATACCAGTGTAAGTTATCTCGGTAGAACAATTGTCGGTTGCTGTTGGGGTAATTATATTAACATTTGTTTCTGTTGTTCCAGAAACTACTTGCTCAATAATTGCTTCTGGACACGTTATAATTGGAGCTTCAGTATCATCAAGAATAGTCCAAGTAAAGGACCTTGATTTGCTAAGGCTGCCAGGTTTTGAGGCTGTTACGGTTACGATGTAAACCCCATCGCTATTTGGTCCTCCATTTACGGCTGATTCATCTATTTGCCCAAAAATTAGACCATTTGTTGGTTCTATATCGGTGCCTAGTGGTTGTCCAGAAATGCTATATGTTATATTGTCTAATGGATTACCTCCAGAGGCTTCTGCCTGAAAATCTGATACCTCTAACTCACATGAAGTTACATCAGATATGGGTTCTATTTCAATTTCAGGATAAGTGACGGCTAAAATTTCAATAGCATTAACTAAAGGATTTTGAAGTTCATGAACAAATGAAATATCTAAAACACCATCGTTTAAAGATACATTACGTTGTACCATACCAGCAATTCTATGTCCAAATTCGCCAACAGGATCTAAGCTTTCTATTTGTCTTACACCTTCTATATCGACATGTTCTATTCGCTCGCCAGGATTTGGTGTGCCATTGTATAGATTAGTAAAGTATAAATTAACAATATAGTCGCCATTAGGGAGTGTGATAGAGTAAGTCATAAGTTCTTCTGGGTCACTATTACTTAGCTCATATCTCATAACATCATTATACTCGCTGTTACTTATATAGTTTGGAATAGAAGGGTCTTTAAATGCGGGATCAATACTGCTAATAGAATAGCTAGTTCCTCGATTTACAACAAAAGATGCCCCAACAATAGTTGTATTATCTTCCCAATTTGGCCCATTATCTGTGGAAAGAACCTCTGGCCCTCCACAATTTATCCTTACTAGAGGCGAATAAATATCGGTAAGGTGTCCTATTAAATTAACTAATGTAGTGCTTGTGCCAGAATGTACAATTTCTAATTGGGCATTCTTAATTCCAATAAGGCCATCGGAACTAAAATCGATAGGGATATCTATAGATGCACTTGGTGGTATATTTAATGGTAAACTAATATCTGAAGAAAAAAGTGTGGCATCATCGCCACTAAAGTTTAATTG carries:
- a CDS encoding T9SS type A sorting domain-containing protein, whose protein sequence is MTKTISLFILGFISVLGISNPITAQTVDLDASVIIENSLQTGDTFVYTLKALPETPFNGLQVYLTYDPNVIQPTQIHQVFEFDAILQHDLNVPGLIKFSAGNLGSLITENITVFNIEFEILNNTGLIEISHITSQNASTQVSNQHGENLVGYTNTITLQRLGIDNTNTINGLLIYPNPVSDQIHIDVGKNNGLQSVAFFDLNGKQVLYFDTFDVNSQQTSINLSKLLRNGTYFMHVRTNKQGKSIYKIVMNH